Part of the Anopheles gambiae chromosome 3, idAnoGambNW_F1_1, whole genome shotgun sequence genome is shown below.
TCGGTGGGATGTGTTTCGTGATGTACGTATTGGAGGAGTAGATTTCTAGCATGCGCATCGGTATGGTCTGTGaagggagagtgagagagagaatgttCGGAAAGTGATTAGCATGAGGAGCGAAATAAATCACAGcgcattttctttcttaccGGTGAACATTCCGGGACCAGTATCTGGCCCAAACACAGCCCAAGCAGCCGTTTGATACGATACGTCCAGATCGGATCCCGCTCCACCAGCCGGAACACTTCGCCCGGGTTTTTAATCATGTACTGGCAGAGAAAGATCTGGAACGAAGAGGAAGCGAGAACTGTTAACACAACCGAACgaacttttgctccaaaacgctcctccctccccccggCCTTACCAGCCGATCCCCGTCCTGACCGCTGCGATGCTGATAGAAAAAGATGATCCGCTTGCTGTAGTACTCCAGATCCTGCCCACCGTCCCGTATCGCCCCGTGCGCCCGCCGGTACTCGTCGAACTTGTCCCGCTCCCGCTGCTTGGTGTGCTGGCGCTGGACAAAGCTCCGCACGGCAGACTGTATCACGATCGCACCGCACTGGTGGCGGCGGGCCTCCTCGCGCTTCTGCCGCTCCTGCTGCGCCTTCCGGATCGTCGTCAGCCGGTCGGTTTTCAGTGAGGCACCGCCGAGATTTTGCTGCGGCCGGCGCCGGAACTCTCCATCGAAGCTGAACATGATGATTGGCTGGGGACGGGGAAGGTTAGTTGGTGATGATGCACCACCGGGAAGGTTCCTTGGGAGGGAGCTCCCTTCTCGTCTTCGGTGCGCGCTCCTTCCTCCCCAAAAAGGGACAATTAATTCACTGGAGAACGGGAGCACTCGAAAGGATTGCCTGTCTTCGGTTTACCAACAATAAAACTGTGTCGCACAAAAAAATACTGGCACcccacaaacaacaaacaaagacTGCCAAAGTGCCAGGAGCGAATGACTGCTggcgatgaggatgatgatgacgacgataaTGGCCCCAAGAGTAGTAATTGCGTGATCTGAATGGGAGATTGGCTTTTGAGGGGGTGGAGGGTGGACTTTTTTACGCTTGCAAGTGGGGAAAACTGTTTTTCACTGTTCCTGCGCTCTTCCCTGTGCTCGCCGTTTGACAGGAAAGTTTATCAAATAACACAACAGTAGATTTTATCCATTGTTTTACGCGGTGATGTATGAGTGAGggtacgggtgtgtgtgtgtgttggtgtataCGACCGGGACCACTTTACAGAAACCCCTCTTTCATCTACTTGCGTTCCCCTCCCTTCTTCTTGTATTATTGCACAAGCTGTCACTTGACAGTTGTCAAACGTTGTCAACATTCCACACAGGGTGATTCAGAAAGAAACGGAGCTAGGaaaagaaatttaaatttttacacgttttctttttcgaaTTTTATTCCACACTTTCCAATGGCGTACATTATCATAATCGCAAAggaaatgttttacttttgtaTGATACGATTATAATcgacttttttctctctctctattttccCGTTCAAGTGTTTTTTGATGTGATCTCATGACCCGTGCTGTGTTGCAAAGAAAACGTTGAAATTCAACAAACCGCGCGTGTGAGGTACTAAATGCTCTActgaaaagggaaacaaattaGAGAAGTAAGTTTAACACTAAATGATACTAGTCCCTGCTAATCTTTGCGCCCAAAAGCGGAAGGCATACCGTTTCTTTTTACAATAATTTGACCAGTTGAAAAACAGAACCGAAAGCAAACGAAAGTAAAGATTGATGCGAAGAGAATGCGTTCTGCTCTACGCGTTTCCTCCTTCTATCTTTAAgcatttggtttgtttgttgccgGTTTTTGGTTGAACAATTCTTTCCATTTTCTGTAATCAAACTGCTTCAGCTTTTTAGACAAAACATAAACCACATAAAAACGATCCTTTCGTTCcgtggttctttttttgcgaATACAAATTTACAATTCAATCATCATGctccattttttttccaaGAGTATTCAGTATTCGAGTTCCAAAGTGTTTGTTCCTAATTACAATCTGTCCCCCTGCTTTGCTTTACTTCTTTTGCCCATTTAATCCAAAGTCTCCCCCTTTTTAAGTAAAATTTTgtacaacaaaataaatgcaTGGCAAATTTAAGTTGCGGAAAGtccaaaagaaaagaaaaaaaaaacgatggcaATGGGCGTTCTCCTAAATCTAAGGGGGCAGATGAcccttttcttcctctttgtaCACTAGAGATCGTGTGTATCGTCCCCCGAGCACGTGTTGCCCcacgtgctgctgctctaCCGCCTACTTCTTGCGCTTCGCCGTAAAGCAGCGGCTGCGCGGTTTGCGCTTCCGCTGCTTGCGCGCACCGGCCAcgtgcttgctgctgctgctgctgctcttcttTATGGCGATGCGTTTTGTAGCGCGCTTCGAGACGCGCTTGCTCCCGCTATCCGCCTGCATGACCACGCCCGTATGCTTGGTAAGCTTCTGGTGCAGCACGAGCATGTAGCGGCGGGCAAACTGAGCACCACACTTGCGACACTCGCACATCCCCGCCGACGAGCGCCGGTGGCGCCAGAGCGTGTGCAGAAACAGCGACATTCGGCTGTGGTAGTGCGCATTGTCCAGGTGATCGAGCAGACCGCTGGTGCGGCAGATGCGGCAGCAGCGCCGGTTCGTGATCAGCTTGATCATGTGCTTGTCCCGGATGTCGGCCAGCCGGCTCACGGTGGCTTGCGGCTTCTCCGCTGGTGTCGCTTGCTTTTGCACCTTCAGATCGATCGCTTTgccttcctgctgctgctgctgctgctcctccgcCTGCTCCTTGGGCTCGGGGCTTTTGCTTGCCGTTTCCATCGACGTGTCCAGCATTTCTACCGCCACGAATGCCATCGGATCGTCGGACGGTGGTGGGTCCGGCAGCTCGTCACTCTCGCCAATGCGACGCGGCTGGTAGCGCTTGCGCGGGTTCCGTTCACCCTCCAGCAGCACTTTCTGCTGCTCTTctgtttctttcatttccgGCAGCTGCTGCCGATCCGCAACGAGTGGAAGGGGAATGATCGTTACGGGGCTCTCGTCTTCCGCGCCCTTGCCACCGACCGTACTGATCGACACTTCCGTGTGGCTTTTCAGGAACTCGGTGAGCGAAAATTGCTCCGCTTGGGCGGAAGGAGCCGTGTCCTGGCGGGCGGCATCCGCCTCCCGCCGATTATCCTCCTCCACGGCCGAGGGCGGCGCGGTCCGAAGTATCGTGGCGGCCAGGGAGTGGGCGGCCGGCTGCGGCTGCTTTGATGCGTTCAATGAGTTTTGCGGTTTTTTGTACACTTTATCAAAAATATCGTTTATATTCTTATTGCTAGTGCtgctattgttattgttgtggtGATGAGGATTgtaatgatgataatgatgatgatgatggccatTTTTGTGAGGGGTGTTGTGTTTGTCGGTTACGCCACCGTTTAGTATGGCACTGGCACCGTTCGGAACGATCACCACCGCGGCCGTCCCGttgcattgctgctgctgcggaacGGCCGTCCCGCCTGTTCCGGCGCTTCCGCCATTGATGCGGTTCCGATGGACGATGGAGTTTTCCTTGTCGCTGGAGGATGCGCTGTTCGCTGCTGCCGCCGACGACGCCGACGATGCCGTGCGGCGCTTCTTCATGCTGCCCATGTCGAGGGCGAGCGGTTGCAGCTGCTGGTACTGGGGGTCGATGAGGGGAACGGTTGCCCCGTTGCCATTTGTACTGTGTGGCGCTGTGCCGGTGCTGTTGGTTGCTCttggtggttgctgctgctggtgctgttgctgtgttgaTGTAGCGGGAGGCGACGAAACCATCGTGCTGCCGTAGCGGCCACCATTCGATGCACCGACGTGATGGTGGTCCACTGCTTTCGATGGtttctggtgctgctgtttcttctgctgttggtggtgatgAGGTTGGAGAtagggctgctgctgctgctgctggctcgaatgaagctgcagctgctggtgtGCCACGGCAGCCGtggccagcagctgcaggaaGGACAGCTGGTCGCCACCGAAGAGTGAGGCTAGGGATAGGTTCACACTGTCGTGGCTGGCGGCGCTCGCTTTGCCGTCCGCGCCGTGATGCTTTTTCTTCATCTGCCGCTCGattgctgccgccgccgccatgcTCAGGGCGTAGGGCGACGCCGCTGcacttgtgctgctgctgctgctgctgctactgtcgCCGGCATCACCGCCATTGTTGTCTCCGCCTCCCGCATTACGAAAATCCTGCGTGACTGAAGCCTTGTTCCGTCCGACTGCTTGCATGTGTAAAAGGCTgggaagagagcgagagaaagagcagaAAACAATTAATTATAAAACAGAAAGTGGtatgaaaaatacaaaaactgaTAGCGAACGGCAaaacaaatgaagaaaaagtcattagaaatgaaaaacaaacaacaaatttacaataaaaaaaggattcgCCTCaacaagcagcaaaacaaagggGAAACGgttaacgaaaacaaaacagcagcaaacacagaagcgcaaaaagcgaaaaagaaaagaaaaaaaaaatggaccgAACCACTCCGCATCCAAAACCCCAACCGCGTACCGTGCATAGTCGCCGGAGTCACTGCCGTCCGCCTCTAGGTAGCTATAGAGCAGGTCCGGACCACGCTTCCGGTGCGGTCTCGTTGCGAtccactgttgctgttgttgctgatgctgtccACCACCGTTCTGTCCCGCCGCTGATGCCAGGACGTGCTGGTTGATCGTTTCGATCAGATTGGCAGCGTTACTGTTTGTCAGTACGTTACCGGTGGCCGCGTGATGGAGGTTAGTGGAATGATACTGGCCATTCGATGTGCCGTTActggggttttttgtgtgtatgtgtgtgcaaatGTCGATTATTTGTAGAAAGATTAAAGTGGAATCGTTTTAAAAAATGGGCATTGCTTTGTAATAGTACTCATCGCACAGAGTGAGCAAGTGAGCGCTTCAGTTTTCAGGGTaaatgaaaaggaaaagttttttttggaaaacaatttgaaCACTGGGTTTGAAGgtattcacaaaaaaaaacatgcaatgcactaaaccaaaaaaataatgaatctCCCAGTCAGTgcagcaaaatgtcactgtcaatgtcataaaaaaatctgactgaaacaaaatccatgtcagcgccacgtactcaattgtgataatcagaggtgatactcataACGACTGGTGTGATCAATGTATTCTTAGTGACATTTTAGcaaccatcgcttggtcagtcactatgccatgacttttttttactgtgatcagttctgcaaaatgtcactgacatagtcatgacaaataccggctgaaacaaaatcatgtcagcgtcacgagctatATTGTGaggatcagaggtgagactcaaacagttgttgcgactatcacatgcttggtgacattgtgtatAACCAACtgttggtcagtcacttggtcgcgacattttcggTCAGTGATCATCATGATAGTCATGGGAGCTATGCGATgcttgcgagtggttccaagaaaaaaaatgagcatgttttctcgctctgtttgacccaaCAGACAATcaaagcagagagagagagaaagagagagcgagaaaacatgctcattttgttgcttgggaccacacgccaagtatattccaagaatgtcgtgattatcggtgacagaaaatgtcgtggCCAAGTGATTGACCATGAGTTGGGTGTCAAAATAAAAAGGTCagcaagcatgtgattgatccaCCAACTTTTTGAGTCTCACCCCtgatcatgattatgcttgtgaCAGCAGTAAGCTCAGcctgtcagtcagagtatcgcgttggatcAAGCATTCGCATCAACGCGTGGCCGAACGCGACATGTCCCACTTTCactgagtatcagcaatgagcatcaagctaccacggatatcaTTGCTTTCGTTGATGaacatctcgtgatgctcatgacattttgcagcactgcaaaccaaaaaaggatAGAACAGAGAGTGTAccaattgttttaaaacaaaataacgagAAAGGAGTTAATGGTCACCGTTAGGCacgcaaacaaatgaaaaaaaaaaccgaatgAACCGGTTCCGGAGAAAACAACGGAACAGAAAACAGTGGTTGGTGTTTAGTCTCTCACCCAAAGCCATTCCCACTGGTCGGAATGTTGGTGGGCAAATTGTTCGACGTAAATGCATTACCCAAATTGCGCAGGACGACGTTGCCGTTCGTGTCGCCGCCGCCCGATGCCGGCTGATGCACGGcggaggtggaggaggtggaTGATGCGGCGCCACAATGGCCACCGGTCGGTCCCGCACCGCTGCCGGCCGAACCGCCGCTGCCCGCCTTGCCAGCTTTCGATGGATCGTGCGAACTTTTGAGCGTGGTTTGACAGGAAAAAGGGTGTACCGATCATTTCAACATTCGCCACGCCACGAGAGGACAGGGTGAAAAATGCAGCATCATGGGGAATTAAAGTCTTGCTTCGGATACTTACTGTGCTTCCTGCAGATGGGCCTCCAGCTGGGCCTGATCCTCGGCGAAGAAGTTACACTTGCTGCAGGCTTTCTTGTTGTGCACCTTTAGCACGTGCGTTGCCAACCGTTCCGAGCGGGCGGCCTTGTAGTCGCACAGCAGACACACGTacggtttggtgtgtgtgttgagatgCCGTTTTAGTCCCCAGTTGTCCGCACCTGTAGGAGAACGACAAATGCAATTAGTAAAATGAGGTCCTCTGGCGGTTTTGTAATCCACTTTCCAAACTCTCTTACCTGCCCAAGGACAGTACGTGCAGGCAAACTTCTTCTCGCCCTTGATTTTCTTCGCGTACTTGTCGTCCGGCGAACCACCGGCCGAGTTGGCGGAAGTGTTCAGGCTGCCCGACGAGCCCTTTTCCTGTTTGATCGCCAGCTGAGCTGGGTGCAGGTTGGCATGGgactgttggtggtggtgttgctgctgctgctgctgctgctgcaactgttgctgctgatgatgactgtgaagctgcagcagctgggcCTGGTGACTGCCGTTCAGATGCGCACTGCCACTGTCGAGCGTATGCGAAGGTACGACCAGCGACGGTGCATTGCTGAAGCTTCCGGACGGGATGTTCAGCTGCATCTGGGCGAGTGTCATTGCGGTCGTTGCATTgccaacgccaccaccaccactactgctactgctactgctactgctgctactcgtGGCCGTCGGTGCCCCACCGGTTTGGCTGCTGGCC
Proteins encoded:
- the LOC133392769 gene encoding protein charlatan isoform X1; translation: MTTLLPTSQSTGVETYEDMFKEITRKLYGDESAHGLYPHNTQVAQLAPGAPSAPPDGGERSFTTLTQIGYETTTTNQPSASSSAASQQQQQQQQQQQQQQQEHLTTAFGLAALMQNGFPPPGTMLNPVNFPGASKTPTNISIPSTDDRWQSHQPGDDHPWNGGKHSSPSGYGGSKAYKKPKTEPHDATGASPTGLNIPSTVDRTAGKGAGYAAAAAATSPTGVIKRYSCTSCPYTTDRRDLFTRHENIHKDEKPFQCYACLKPFNRADHVKKHFLRMHRELEYDIAKTRRHPPGGGSGGGKGGTYYAASSQTGGAPTATSSSSSSSSSSSGGGGVGNATTAMTLAQMQLNIPSGSFSNAPSLVVPSHTLDSGSAHLNGSHQAQLLQLHSHHQQQQLQQQQQQQQHHHQQSHANLHPAQLAIKQEKGSSGSLNTSANSAGGSPDDKYAKKIKGEKKFACTYCPWAGADNWGLKRHLNTHTKPYVCLLCDYKAARSERLATHVLKVHNKKACSKCNFFAEDQAQLEAHLQEAHSHDPSKAGKAGSGGSAGSGAGPTGGHCGAASSTSSTSAVHQPASGGGDTNGNVVLRNLGNAFTSNNLPTNIPTSGNGFGNGTSNGQYHSTNLHHAATGNVLTNSNAANLIETINQHVLASAAGQNGGGQHQQQQQQWIATRPHRKRGPDLLYSYLEADGSDSGDYARLLHMQAVGRNKASVTQDFRNAGGGDNNGGDAGDSSSSSSSSTSAAASPYALSMAAAAAIERQMKKKHHGADGKASAASHDSVNLSLASLFGGDQLSFLQLLATAAVAHQQLQLHSSQQQQQQPYLQPHHHQQQKKQQHQKPSKAVDHHHVGASNGGRYGSTMVSSPPATSTQQQHQQQQPPRATNSTGTAPHSTNGNGATVPLIDPQYQQLQPLALDMGSMKKRRTASSASSAAAANSASSSDKENSIVHRNRINGGSAGTGGTAVPQQQQCNGTAAVVIVPNGASAILNGGVTDKHNTPHKNGHHHHHYHHYNPHHHNNNNSSTSNKNINDIFDKVYKKPQNSLNASKQPQPAAHSLAATILRTAPPSAVEEDNRREADAARQDTAPSAQAEQFSLTEFLKSHTEVSISTVGGKGAEDESPVTIIPLPLVADRQQLPEMKETEEQQKVLLEGERNPRKRYQPRRIGESDELPDPPPSDDPMAFVAVEMLDTSMETASKSPEPKEQAEEQQQQQQEGKAIDLKVQKQATPAEKPQATVSRLADIRDKHMIKLITNRRCCRICRTSGLLDHLDNAHYHSRMSLFLHTLWRHRRSSAGMCECRKCGAQFARRYMLVLHQKLTKHTGVVMQADSGSKRVSKRATKRIAIKKSSSSSSKHVAGARKQRKRKPRSRCFTAKRKK
- the LOC133392769 gene encoding protein charlatan isoform X2 → MTTLLPTSQSTGVETYEDMFKEITRKLYGDESAHGLYPHNTQVAQLAPGAPSAPPDGGERSFTTLTQIGYETTTTNQPSASSSAASQQQQQQQQQQQQQQQEHLTTAFGLAALMQNGFPPPGTMLNPVNFPGASKTPTNISIPSTDDRWQSHQPGDDHPWNGGKHSSPSGYGGSKAYKKPKTEPHDATGASPTGLNIPSTVDRTAGKGAGYAAAAAATSPTGVIKRYSCTSCPYTTDRRDLFTRHENIHKDEKPFQCYACLKPFNRADHVKKHFLRMHRELEYDIAKTRRHPPGGGSGGGKGGTYYAASSQTGGAPTATSSSSSSSSSSSGGGGVGNATTAMTLAQMQLNIPSGSFSNAPSLVVPSHTLDSGSAHLNGSHQAQLLQLHSHHQQQQLQQQQQQQQHHHQQSHANLHPAQLAIKQEKGSSGSLNTSANSAGGSPDDKYAKKIKGEKKFACTYCPWAGADNWGLKRHLNTHTKPYVCLLCDYKAARSERLATHVLKVHNKKACSKCNFFAEDQAQLEAHLQEAHLLHMQAVGRNKASVTQDFRNAGGGDNNGGDAGDSSSSSSSSTSAAASPYALSMAAAAAIERQMKKKHHGADGKASAASHDSVNLSLASLFGGDQLSFLQLLATAAVAHQQLQLHSSQQQQQQPYLQPHHHQQQKKQQHQKPSKAVDHHHVGASNGGRYGSTMVSSPPATSTQQQHQQQQPPRATNSTGTAPHSTNGNGATVPLIDPQYQQLQPLALDMGSMKKRRTASSASSAAAANSASSSDKENSIVHRNRINGGSAGTGGTAVPQQQQCNGTAAVVIVPNGASAILNGGVTDKHNTPHKNGHHHHHYHHYNPHHHNNNNSSTSNKNINDIFDKVYKKPQNSLNASKQPQPAAHSLAATILRTAPPSAVEEDNRREADAARQDTAPSAQAEQFSLTEFLKSHTEVSISTVGGKGAEDESPVTIIPLPLVADRQQLPEMKETEEQQKVLLEGERNPRKRYQPRRIGESDELPDPPPSDDPMAFVAVEMLDTSMETASKSPEPKEQAEEQQQQQQEGKAIDLKVQKQATPAEKPQATVSRLADIRDKHMIKLITNRRCCRICRTSGLLDHLDNAHYHSRMSLFLHTLWRHRRSSAGMCECRKCGAQFARRYMLVLHQKLTKHTGVVMQADSGSKRVSKRATKRIAIKKSSSSSSKHVAGARKQRKRKPRSRCFTAKRKK